From Drosophila suzukii chromosome 2R, CBGP_Dsuzu_IsoJpt1.0, whole genome shotgun sequence, a single genomic window includes:
- the Cyp4e2 gene encoding cytochrome P450 4e2: protein MWFVLYFILALPVLVVAYLELSTFRRKKVLNKFKGPSGLPLVGNAHQMGKNPTEILDQVFSWWHQFGKDNYVFWIGTYSNVLVTSSKYLEFILSSQTLITKSDIYELTHPWLGLGLLTSTGSKWHKHRKMITPAFHFNILQDFHEVMNENSSKFINHLKKVAAGDSIFDFQDQAHYLTLDVICDTAMGVSINAMENRSSSIVQAFKDMCYNINMRAFHPLKRNETLYRLAPDYPAYSRTLKTLQDFTNEIIDKRIAAHKSGSVSTSQGDEFARKKMAFLDTLLSSTIDGRPLNSKELYEEVSTFMFEGHDTTTSGVSFAVYLLSRHQDEQRKLFEEQCEVMGGTGLDRDATFQEISQMKYLDLYIKEAQRIYPSVPFIGRYTDKDYVIDGDLVPKGTTLNLGIVMLGYNEKVFKDPHKFRPERFELEKPGPFEYVPFSAGPRNCIGQKFALLEIKTVVSKIIRNFEVLPAVDELVSKDGYINTTLGLPPAERKKRDVHRHKYDPILSAVLTLKSENGLHIRLKERH, encoded by the exons AAATTCTTGACCAGGTATTCTCCTGGTGGCATCAGTTTGGCAAGGACAACTATGTTTTTTGGATCGGAACATACTCAAATGTGTTGGTCACTAGTTCCAAGTATCTCGAG TTTATACTCAGCAGTCAGACGCTGATCACAAAGTCCGACATTTACGAATTAACGCATCCCTGGCTGGGACTGGGACTTCTGACCAGTACTGGCAGTAAATGGCACAAGCACCGCAAGATGATCACTCCGGCCTTCCACTTCAACATCCTGCAGGACTTCCACGAGGTGATGAACGAGAACTCCAGCAAGTTTATCAATCACTTAAAGAAGGTGGCCGCCGGGGACAGTATCTTCGACTTCCAGGACCAGGCCCACTATCTGACCCTGGACGTTATTTGCGACACAGCCATGGGAGTGTCCATCAATGCCATGGAAAACCGGAGCTCCTCCATTGTGCAGGCCTTTAAAGA CATGTGCTACAACATCAACATGAGAGCCTTCCATCCTCTGAAGCGTAATGAGACACTGTATCGATTGGCTCCTGATTACCCGGCCTACAGTAGGACTCTGAAGACCCTGCAGGACTTCACCAATGAGATCATCGATAAGCGCATTGCGGCCCACAAATCTGGATCAGTTTCGACAAGCCAGGGAGATGAGTTCGCTCGTAAGAAAATGGCCTTTTTGGACACTCTGCTATCGTCCACCATCGACGGTCGTCCCCTGAATTCTAAGGAGCTGTACGAAGAGGTCTCCACCTTCATGTTCGAGGGACACGATACCACCACCTCGGGTGTGTCATTCGCTGTCTATTTGCTCTCCAGACATCAAGACGAACAG CGAAAACTATTTGAGGAGCAATGCGAGGTTATGGGTGGCACTGGATTGGATCGAGATGCGACTTTCCAGGAAATATCCCAAATGAAATACTTGGATCTGTACATCAAGGAAGCACAGCGTATTTATCCCAGTGTACCCTTCATTGGCCGATATACAGATAAAGACTATGTGATTG ATGGCGATCTCGTACCGAAGGGAACCACACTCAACTTGGGTATCGTGATGCTGGGATACAATGAAAAAGTGTTCAAGGATCCCCACAAATTCCGTCCCGAGCGCTTTGAGCTCGAGAAACCAGGGCCCTTCGAGTACGTGCCCTTCAGTGCCGGTCCGCGAAACTGCATTGGACAGAAGTTCGCTCTGCTGGAGATCAAGACCGTGGTTTCCAAGATCATTCGCAACTTCGAGGTGCTTCCAGCCGTGGATGAGCTTGTTTCCAAGGACGGTTACATCAATACCACCTTGGGACTACCTCCTGCTGAGAGGAAGAAGCGCGATGTCCATCGCCACAAATACGATCCCATTCTTTCCGCCGTATTGACCCTAAAATCCGAAAATGGGCTCCATATTCGACTGAAGGAGAGACACTAA
- the LOC108019591 gene encoding probable cytochrome P450 4e1 isoform X1, whose product MWIVLCAFIGLPLLLVAYFELGSLRRKQMLNKFQGPSMLPLVGNAHQMGNTPTDILNRFFGWWHEYEKDNFRYWIGFYSNIMVTSPKYMEFILSSQTLISKSDVYDLTHSWLGLGLLTSTGSKWHKHRKMITPAFHFNILQDFHDVMNENSSKFIDKLKNVADGDNIFDFQEEAHYLTLDVICDTAMGVSINAMENRSSSVVQAFKDITYMIKMRAFNPWKRNEFLFRFAPEYPAYRRTLKTLQDFTNEIIAKRIEARNAGAESISQEDEFSRKKMAFLDTLLSSTVDGCPLTSQELYEEVSTFMFEGHDTTTSGVGFAVYLLSRHQDEQKKLFGEQCEVMGDLGIGRDATFQEISQMKYLNLFIKEAQRLYPSVPFIGRFTDKDYIIDGDLVPKGTTLNLGLLMLGYNDRVFKDPHKFRPDRFDLEKPGPFEYVPFSAGPRNCIGQKFALLEIKTMVSKIIRNFKVLPALDELVSKDGCVSTTLGLPPAEKKKRDAQIHKYDPVLSAAMTLKSENGLHLRMTPRL is encoded by the exons ATGTGGATCGTACTGTGCGCTTTTATTGGTCTTCCACTGCTCTTGGTGGCCTATTTCGAGCTTGGATCACTGCGGCGAAAACAAATGTTGAACAAGTTTCAGGGGCCAAGTATGCTACCCTTGGTGGGCAACGCTCATCAGATGGGAAATACTCCCACAG ATATTTTGAACCGATTCTTTGGCTGGTGGCATGAGTACGAGAAGGATAACTTTCGTTACTGGATAGGCTTCTACTCGAATATTATGGTCACTAGCCCGAAGTACATGGAG TTTATACTTAGCAGTCAGACCTTGATATCCAAGTCCGACGTTTATGATCTCACTCATTCCTGGCTGGGTCTGGGACTTCTGACCAGCACTGGCAGCAAATGGCACAAGCACCGCAAGATGATCACGCCGGCCTTTCACTTCAACATCCTGCAGGACTTCCACGATGTGATGAACGAGAATTCCAGCAAGTTTATAGATAAGCTAAAAAATGTGGCAGACGGGGACAACATCTTCGACTTCCAGGAGGAAGCTCACTATCTGACCTTGGATGTTATTTGCGACACAGCCATGGGGGTGTCCATTAATGCCATGGAGAACCGAAGCTCTTCAGTTGTTCAAGCCTTTAAAGA TATTACCTACATGATCAAGATGAGAGCATTTAATCCTTGGAAGCGTAATGAATTTCTCTTTCGCTTTGCACCTGAGTATCCAGCCTACAGGAGGACTCTTAAAACCCTCCAGGACTTTACCAATGAGATAATAGCAAAGCGAATTGAAGCTCGAAACGCGGGTGCTGAGTCAATCAGCCAGGAAGATGAGTTCTCCCGCAAGAAGATGGCCTTTTTGGATACTCTTCTCTCATCTACTGTGGACGGTTGTCCTCTAACTTCCCAAGAGCTTTACGAAGAAGTATCCACCTTTATGTTCGAGGGCCATGACACCACCACATCTGGAGTTGGCTTTGCAGTCTACCTGCTCTCCAGACATCAAGATGAACAG AAAAAATTATTTGGCGAACAGTGCGAGGTGATGGGGGACTTGGGAATTGGTCGGGATGCCACCTTTCAGGAAATCTCCCAAATGAAGTACTTGAATTTGTTTATAAAGGAGGCTCAGCGACTTTATCCGAGCGTACCTTTCATTGGTCGCTTCACGGATAAAGATTACATAATTG ATGGCGATCTAGTGCCGAAGGGCACCACTTTGAACTTGGGCCTTCTTATGTTGGGATACAACGATCGTGTGTTCAAGGATCCTCATAAATTCCGACCAGATCGGTTTGACCTGGAGAAACCTGGACCCTTTGAATACGTACCTTTTAGTGCCGGTCCACGAAACTGCATTGGACAGAAGTTCGCTCTGCTGGAGATCAAGACTATGGTGTCCAAGATCATTCGGAACTTCAAGGTGCTGCCTGCTCTGGATGAGCTCGTCTCTAAGGACGGCTGTGTAAGTACGACCCTGGGCCTTCCTCCAGCGGAGAAGAAGAAGCGCGATGCTCAGATCCATAAATATGATCCGGTTTTATCGGCTGCCATGACCTTGAAGTCTGAAAATGGCCTGCATCTGCGCATGACACCGAGGCTTTAA
- the LOC108019591 gene encoding probable cytochrome P450 4e1 isoform X2, which produces MITPAFHFNILQDFHDVMNENSSKFIDKLKNVADGDNIFDFQEEAHYLTLDVICDTAMGVSINAMENRSSSVVQAFKDITYMIKMRAFNPWKRNEFLFRFAPEYPAYRRTLKTLQDFTNEIIAKRIEARNAGAESISQEDEFSRKKMAFLDTLLSSTVDGCPLTSQELYEEVSTFMFEGHDTTTSGVGFAVYLLSRHQDEQKKLFGEQCEVMGDLGIGRDATFQEISQMKYLNLFIKEAQRLYPSVPFIGRFTDKDYIIDGDLVPKGTTLNLGLLMLGYNDRVFKDPHKFRPDRFDLEKPGPFEYVPFSAGPRNCIGQKFALLEIKTMVSKIIRNFKVLPALDELVSKDGCVSTTLGLPPAEKKKRDAQIHKYDPVLSAAMTLKSENGLHLRMTPRL; this is translated from the exons ATGATCACGCCGGCCTTTCACTTCAACATCCTGCAGGACTTCCACGATGTGATGAACGAGAATTCCAGCAAGTTTATAGATAAGCTAAAAAATGTGGCAGACGGGGACAACATCTTCGACTTCCAGGAGGAAGCTCACTATCTGACCTTGGATGTTATTTGCGACACAGCCATGGGGGTGTCCATTAATGCCATGGAGAACCGAAGCTCTTCAGTTGTTCAAGCCTTTAAAGA TATTACCTACATGATCAAGATGAGAGCATTTAATCCTTGGAAGCGTAATGAATTTCTCTTTCGCTTTGCACCTGAGTATCCAGCCTACAGGAGGACTCTTAAAACCCTCCAGGACTTTACCAATGAGATAATAGCAAAGCGAATTGAAGCTCGAAACGCGGGTGCTGAGTCAATCAGCCAGGAAGATGAGTTCTCCCGCAAGAAGATGGCCTTTTTGGATACTCTTCTCTCATCTACTGTGGACGGTTGTCCTCTAACTTCCCAAGAGCTTTACGAAGAAGTATCCACCTTTATGTTCGAGGGCCATGACACCACCACATCTGGAGTTGGCTTTGCAGTCTACCTGCTCTCCAGACATCAAGATGAACAG AAAAAATTATTTGGCGAACAGTGCGAGGTGATGGGGGACTTGGGAATTGGTCGGGATGCCACCTTTCAGGAAATCTCCCAAATGAAGTACTTGAATTTGTTTATAAAGGAGGCTCAGCGACTTTATCCGAGCGTACCTTTCATTGGTCGCTTCACGGATAAAGATTACATAATTG ATGGCGATCTAGTGCCGAAGGGCACCACTTTGAACTTGGGCCTTCTTATGTTGGGATACAACGATCGTGTGTTCAAGGATCCTCATAAATTCCGACCAGATCGGTTTGACCTGGAGAAACCTGGACCCTTTGAATACGTACCTTTTAGTGCCGGTCCACGAAACTGCATTGGACAGAAGTTCGCTCTGCTGGAGATCAAGACTATGGTGTCCAAGATCATTCGGAACTTCAAGGTGCTGCCTGCTCTGGATGAGCTCGTCTCTAAGGACGGCTGTGTAAGTACGACCCTGGGCCTTCCTCCAGCGGAGAAGAAGAAGCGCGATGCTCAGATCCATAAATATGATCCGGTTTTATCGGCTGCCATGACCTTGAAGTCTGAAAATGGCCTGCATCTGCGCATGACACCGAGGCTTTAA
- the Mal-A1 gene encoding maltase A1 — translation MRLQSAACLFLAIVGFVGATEWWESGNYYQIYPRSFRDSDGDGIGDLNGVTEKLQYLKDIGFTATWLSPIFKSPMVDFGYDISDFYTIQPEYGTMEDFERMIAKAKEVGIRIILDFVPNHSSTDNEWFTKSVDSDPTYKDFYIWHDGKVNNETGEREAPSNWNSEFRYSAWEWNEVRQQYYLHQFAIQQADLNYRNPAVVNEMKNVIRFWLAKGVSGFRIDAVPYLFEVDLDRYNQYPDEPLTNDPVSCPDPDDHCYTQHIYTQDQPETIDMVYQWRELVDTFHEEHGGDKRLLMTEAYTSFENIMMYYGNGVRNGSHIPFNFDFLTSINNASKAGDYVDHIKKWMDAMPAGVYANWVLGNHDNKRVASRFGVQRTDLINILLQTLPGHAVTYNGEELGMTDVWISWEDTVDPNACNSDPDNYYARSRDPARSPYQWDASSKAGFTSADHTWLPVADDYKTNNALQQQRAPRSHLQIFKKLVRVRKEPSFRQGELNIQAIDDDVIIYSRQKTDSDLYVIVLNLGSTSKTLDLTKYYGLGTQAEVITTSLNSQYVDGDVIKPSEFVANPYVGTVLVAV, via the exons ATGCGCCTGCAATCAGCTGCGTGCCTTTTCCTGGCCATCGTTGGCTTCGTGGGAGCCACCGAGTGGTGGGAGAGTGGAAACTACTACCAGATATACCCGCGTTCCTTCCGGGACTCCGACGGAGACGGCATCGGGGACCTCAACGGTGTCACAGAGAAGCTGCAGTACCTGAAGGACATCGGCTTCACGGCCACCTGGCTGTCGCCCATCTTCAAGTCGCCGATGGTGGACTTTGGCTACGACATCTCTGACTTCTACACGATCCAGCCGGAGTACGGCACCATGGAGGACTTCGAGCGCATGATCGCCAAGGCCAAGGAGGTGGGCATCAGGATAATCCTGGACTTCGTTCCCAACCACTCCAGCACCGACAACGAGTGGTTCACCAAGTCGGTGGACAGTGACCCCACCTACAAGGACTTCTACATTTGGCACGACGGCAAGGTCAACAACGAGACCGGCGAGCGGGAGGCCCCGAGCAACTGGAACTCCGAGTTCCGCTACAGCGCCTGGGAGTGGAACGAAGTGCGCCAGCAGTACTACCTCCACCAGTTCGCCATCCAGCAGGCCGACCTCAACTACCGCAATCCGGCCGTGGTCAACGAGATGAAGAACGTGATCCGCTTCTGGCTGGCCAAGGGCGTTTCCGGCTTCCGCATCGACGCGGTTCCCTACCTGTTCGAGGTGGACCTTGATCGGTACAACCAGTATCCGGACGAGCCGCTGACCAACGACCCCGTGAGCTGCCCGGATCCCGACGACCACTGCTACACGCAGCACATTTACACGCAGGACCAGCCGGAGACCATTGACATGGTGTACCAGTGGCGCGAGTTGGTGGACACGTTCCACGAGGAGCACGGCGGCGACAAGAGGCTGCTAATGACGGAGGCGTACACCAGCTTTGAGAACATCATGATGTACTACGGCAACGGAGTGAGGAACGGCTCACACATCCCCTTCAACTTCGACTTCCTCACGAGCATCAACAACGCTTCAAAGGCCGGCGACTATGTGGACCACATCAAGAAGTGGATGGACGCGATGCCCGCGGGCGTCTATGCCAACTGGGTGCTGGGCAACCACGACAACAAGCGAGTGGCCTCCCGATTCGGAGTGCAGCGCACCGACCTCATCAACATCCTGCTGCAGACCCTGCCAGGCCACGCCGTCACCTACAACGGCGAGGAGCTGGGCATGACCGACGTGTGGATCAGCTGGGAGGACACCGTGGATCCGAATGCCTGCAACTCCGACCCGGACAACTACTACGCCCGATCCAGGGACCCAGCGCGATCGCCCTACCAGTGGGACGCCTCCTCCAAAGCAG GCTTCACCAGTGCCGATCACACTTGGCTTCCAGTGGCCGATGACTACAAGACCAACAATGCCCTGCAGCAGCAGCGTGCCCCTCGTTCCCACCTGCAGATCTTCAAGAAGCTGGTGCGAGTCCGCAAGGAACCATCCTTCCGCCAGGGAGAGCTCAACATTCAGGCCATAGACGACGATGTGATCATCTACTCACG ccaaaagaccgatAGCGATCTGTATGTGATCGTTCTAAACCTGGGCAGCACCTCCAAGACCCTGGACCTCACCAAGTACTATGGACTGGGCACTCAGGCGGAGGTCATCACCACTTCCTTGAACTCGCAGTACGTCGATGGCGATGTCATCAAGCCGTCGGAGTTCGTGGCCAATCCCTATGTGGGAACCGTTCTTGTGGCAGTTTAA
- the Mal-A2 gene encoding maltase A2: MPQWAHLGLVALVLVASTQLGGADIDWWENASLYQIYPRSFQDSDGDGIGDLKGITSRLGYLKEIGITATWLSPIFTSPMADFGYDISNFYDIDPIFGTLEDFDALIVEAKSLGVKIILDFVPNHSSDENEWFQKSVNREEGYDDFYVWDDGKLNEGTGERDPPSNWTSVFGGPMWTWNEKRQQYFLHQFLVKQPDLNFTNPMVREHMLDVLKFWLDRGVDGFRIDAVPHIYERRNADGSYPDEPVSGWGTDPNAYDYHDHIYTKDQPATVDLMYEWRAFLDSYRAENGGDSRVLLAEAYSSVETLSAYFGNSTHQGTQLPMNFQLMYLSGYSTARDVVGSIDYWMNTMWTDHQTANWVVGNHDTNRVADRMGAHKVDLLNVIVNALPGASVTYYGEEIGMSNVDVECSGDSCEDRDGERTPMQWTAGKNADFSEGESTWLPLSPEYQRYNVQTERGVSRSSLNIFKGLQALKSSAAFLSFKEEGGFSYEAVTEQVLQIIRTNKYSEEYRILVNMGNDMEIIDGLASKTYEYVLVTAYSSHYAGQKVDLSQRIILMPYEAVVLRWSA; the protein is encoded by the exons ATGCCGCAGTGGGCACATCTCGGCCTGGTGGCTCTCGTCCTTGTCGCCTCCACCCAATTGGGTGGGGCGGACATCGATTGGTGGGAGAACGCCTCGCTCTACCAGATATATCCCCGCTCCTTCCAGGACAGCGACGGCGACGGCATCGGGGACCTGAAGGGTATTACTTCGCGACTGGGCTATCTCAAGGAAATCGGCATCACGGCCACCTGGCTGTCGCCTATTTTCACATCGCCGATGGCGGACTTTGGTTACGACATCTCAAACTTCTACGACATCGATCCGATTTTCGGTACCCTCGAGGATTTCGATGCCCTGATAGTGGAGGCCAAGTCGCTGGGCGTTAAGATCATCCTGGACTTTGTACCCAACCACTCGAGCGACGAGAACGAGTGGTTCCAAAAGTCTGTTAACCGCGAGGAGGGTTACGATGACTTCTACGTGTGGGACGATGGAAAGTTGAACGAGGGAACAGGGGAGAGGGATCCACCCTCAAACTGGACCAGCGTGTTCGGCGGACCCATGTGGACGTGGAACGAGAAGCGCCAGCAGTACTTCCTCCACCAGTTCCTGGTGAAGCAGCCGGATCTCAATTTTACCAACCCAATGGTGAGGGAGCACATGCTGGACGTCCTGAAGTTTTGGCTGGACCGGGGAGTGGACGGGTTCAGGATCGATGCGGTGCCCCACATCTACGAGCGTCGAAATGCGGATGGCTCCTATCCGGATGAACCGGTCAGCGGCTGGGGCACTGACCCCAATGCCTACGACTACCACGATCACATCTACACCAAGGATCAGCCGGCCACGGTGGACTTGATGTACGAGTGGCGGGCGTTTTTGGACAGCTATCGAGCGGAGAACGGAGGTGACTCTCGGGTTCTCCTGGCCGAGGCCTATTCCTCCGTGGAAACGCTGAGTGCCTACTTCGGCAACAGCACCCATCAGGGCACCCAGCTGCCCATGAACTTCCAGCTGATGTACCTCAGTGGCTACTCCACCGCCAGGGATGTGGTGGGATCCATCGACTACTGGATGAACACCATGTGGACGGACCACCAGACGGCCAACTGGGTGGTCGGTAATCACGACACCAACCGCGTGGCCGATCGCATGGGAGCCCATAAAGTGGATCTGCTGAATGTCATCGTGAATGCCCTGCCAGGTGCATCGGTGACCTACTACGGCGAGGAGATCGGCATGTCCAACGTGGACGTGGAGTGCTCTGGCGACTCTTGCGAGGATCGGGATGGGGAGCGAACGCCAATGCAGTGGACTGCCGGAAAGAACGCCGACTTCTCTGAAGGGGAGAGCACCTGGTTGCCCCTTAGCCCGGAATACCAGCGGTACAATGTTCAGACGGAGCGAGGGGTCTCGAGATCCTCcctaaacatttttaaaggaCTTCAGGCTCTTAAGAGCAGTGCCGCCTTTCTGTCATTCAAAGAGGAGGGAGGATTTTCCTACGAAGCGGTCACGGAACAGGTTCTGCAAATTATACG CACCAACAAGTACAGCGAAGAGTATCGAATCCTGGTCAACATGGGCAACGATATGGAGATCATCGATGGACTGGCCTCTAAGACCTACGAGTATGTCTTGGTCACCGCGTACTCCAGCCACTATGCGGG ACAAAAAGTAGACCTGTCGCAGCGAATCATTCTCATGCCCTACGAAGCAGTCGTTTTGCGCTGGTCGGCGTAA
- the LOC108019584 gene encoding maltase A3: MFKLLVLSCLLALVLPSLAEVGWWKTGQFYQIYPRSFKDSDGDGVGDLVGITQQLAYLKEIGITATWLSPIFTSPMADFGYDVADLKGIDPLFGTMEDFEALIARAKELDIKIILDFVPNHTSDECDWFIRSVAGEEEYKDFYVWHTGKVVNGIRQPPNNWISVFRGSMWTWNEQRQAYYLHQFHAKQPDLNYRNPKVTEAMKDVLRFWLRKGAYGFRIDAVPHVFEIAADADGNWPDEPRNEEVSDPDDYTYLQHIYTTDQPENLEMVYEFRDVIEEIDAELGGDDRVLLTEAYSPLDVLMQYYGNGTHLGSQIPFNFELLAKISYSSDAYHYSELIHNWLDNMPEGQVANWVFGNHDTSRIGSRLGADRIDACNMIILGLPGVSVTYQGEESGMTDVWISWEDTVDPQACQSNEQEFERLTRDPVRTPFQWSDELNAGFSNASVTWLPVATDYKSVNVKKERGIALSHLNVYKQLRALRDEPTLKQGDVSVSAIGPNVLAFKRSLAGQKSYITVININDDVESINLDSVFTSISTQLQYVVVNDKSSRRKNDLTFANSVLLMPKEAVVLSTV; the protein is encoded by the exons ATGTTCAAGTTGCTGGTGCTCTCCTGCCTTTTGGCATTGGTACTGCCTTCCCTGGCAGAAGTTGGTTGGTGGAAAACGGGTCAGTTTTACCAGATCTACCCCAGATCTTTCAAGGATAGCGATGGTGACGGTGTCGGAGATCTCGTTG GTATTACGCAACAACTGGCCTACCTGAAGGAAATCGGCATTACCGCCACCTGGCTGTCACCGATCTTCACCTCGCCCATGGCTGACTTTGGCTACGATGTGGCTGATCTGAAGGGCATCGATCCCCTCTTCGGAACCATGGAGGATTTCGAGGCGCTGATAGCCCGCGCCAAGGAGCTGGACATCAAGATCATCCTGGACTTCGTGCCCAACCACACGAGCGACGAGTGCGACTGGTTCATCCGCTCGGTCGCCGGCGAGGAGGAGTACAAGGACTTCTACGTGTGGCACACCGGCAAGGTGGTCAACGGCATCCGGCAGCCACCCAACAACTGGATCTCCGTGTTCCGCGGATCTATGTGGACCTGGAACGAGCAAAGACAGGCCTACTACCTTCACCAGTTCCACGCCAAGCAGCCCGATCTCAACTACCGCAACCCCAAGGTCACGGAGGCCATGAAGGACGTCCTGCGCTTCTGGTTGCGAAAGGGAGCCTATGGCTTCCGTATCGACGCAGTGCCGCATGTTTTCGAAATTGCCGCCGACGCCGATGGCAACTGGCCCGACGAGCCCCGAAACGAGGAGGTGAGCGATCCTGACGACTACACCTACCTGCAGCACATTTACACAACCGACCAGCCAGAGAACCTGGAGATGGTCTACGAGTTTCGCGACGTGATCGAGGAGATCGACGCCGAGCTGGGCGGGGATGACCGCGTCCTGCTCACCGAGGCCTACTCCCCGCTGGATGTTCTGATGCAGTATTACGGAAACGGAACCCACCTGGGCTCCCAAATCCCCTTCAACTTCGAGCTGCTGGCTAAGATCAGCTACAGCTCAGACGCCTACCACTACTCGGAGCTGATCCACAACTGGCTGGACAACATGCCCGAGGGCCAGGTGGCCAACTGGGTGTTCGGCAACCACGACACCAGCCGTATTGGATCCCGCCTGGGCGCCGACCGCATCGACGCCTGCAATATGATCATCCTGGGCCTGCCAGGCGTGAGTGTTACCTACCAGGGCGAGGAGTCGGGCATGACCGACGTGTGGATCAGCTGGGAGGACACCGTGGACCCGCAGGCCTGCCAATCCAACGAGCAGGAGTTCGAGCGCCTCACCCGCGACCCCGTCCGGACGCCCTTCCAGTGGAGCGACGAGCTGAACGCCGGTTTCTCCAACGCCTCTGTCACCTGGCTGCCGGTGGCCACTGACTACAAGTCTGTCAACGTGAAGAAGGAGCGCGGAATCGCCCTGAGCCACCTTAATGTCTACAAGCAGCTGCGCGCTCTGCGGGATGAGCCCACCTTGAAGCAGGGTGATGTCTCCGTTTCGGCCATTGGTCCCAATGTGCTGGCCTTCAAGCG CTCTCTGGCTGGCCAGAAGTCCTACATCACCGTCATCAACATCAACGATGATGTCGAGTCGATCAACTTGGACTCTGTCTTCACTTCCATCTCCACTCAACTGCAATACGTGGTGGTGAACGACAAGAGTTCGCGCCGTAAGAA CGATCTTACTTTTGCCAACTCCGTACTGCTGATGCCCAAGGAGGCTGTCGTGCTAAGCACGGTGTAA